Proteins from a genomic interval of Candidatus Babela massiliensis:
- a CDS encoding type II secretion system protein, giving the protein MKKAFTIIELLMVMLIIGLIMSVGLPRFTSIGTSEFDKFFARLNSITQEGAQKAQEFNVVYKILFNITGKKIELLPIDVENDKDKNNTRKKEFDIPDFISIEDFLIDNKSQFTSGKGEKRSAYFLINPMGITQNVKIIFINNNLFSKDPKTGKYEAVLNPFTAEFKIL; this is encoded by the coding sequence ATGAAGAAGGCTTTTACAATTATTGAACTTTTAATGGTTATGCTTATTATAGGACTTATAATGTCGGTAGGCTTACCTAGATTTACTTCAATAGGAACTAGCGAGTTTGATAAATTTTTTGCGCGCCTCAATAGTATAACCCAAGAAGGCGCGCAAAAAGCCCAAGAATTTAATGTGGTATATAAAATTTTGTTTAATATAACAGGAAAAAAAATAGAATTATTACCTATTGACGTAGAAAATGACAAAGATAAAAATAATACAAGAAAAAAGGAATTTGATATTCCAGATTTTATATCAATAGAAGATTTTTTAATTGATAACAAGAGTCAATTTACATCCGGTAAAGGTGAAAAAAGAAGTGCTTATTTTTTAATAAATCCTATGGGTATAACTCAGAATGTAAAAATAATCTTTATTAATAATAATCTATTTTCCAAAGATCCAAAAACAGGTAAATATGAAGCAGTTCTTAATCCATTTACTGCAGAATTTAAAATATTATAA
- a CDS encoding type II secretion system protein GspG, which translates to MLYAENKRNNLLKEGFSLIEIMIVLLIGAIVVGGAFAGFRYLQNARVQSTKSKLAALDTAIEHYNASIGEYPQTLEELVEGPQKPNLRRKWAGELASQNDLKDAWGKEFHYNLNSKGSNVPYELYAMHPDGKTQIFSPISQG; encoded by the coding sequence ATGTTATATGCAGAAAATAAAAGAAATAATTTATTAAAAGAAGGCTTCTCTCTTATAGAAATCATGATAGTATTACTAATAGGTGCTATAGTAGTAGGGGGCGCTTTTGCTGGATTTAGATATTTACAAAATGCCAGAGTTCAATCAACAAAATCTAAACTCGCAGCTCTTGATACAGCTATAGAGCATTATAATGCAAGTATAGGTGAATATCCACAAACTTTAGAAGAACTAGTAGAAGGACCACAAAAGCCTAATCTTAGAAGAAAATGGGCAGGAGAATTAGCAAGCCAAAACGACCTAAAAGACGCTTGGGGGAAAGAATTTCATTATAACTTAAATTCTAAAGGTAGTAATGTACCTTATGAATTATACGCAATGCATCCAGATGGAAAAACTCAAATATTTTCTCCTATATCCCAAGGATAA
- a CDS encoding type IV pilus modification PilV family protein, with product MKQFLIHLLQNLKYYKIRQRSNNIKTGFTLIEAVMAVLVLGISFTVIFAFQSNLLKRVFSTHDFVSRAIYIKNFFVNTDLENTYEKDINKKIDDPALELNYTSKDVNTIKGLEKFKNVLIEKSEFSWNSIFGKRKEIFITFKFNPKEQENKSEKK from the coding sequence ATGAAGCAGTTCTTAATCCATTTACTGCAGAATTTAAAATATTATAAAATAAGGCAACGATCTAATAATATCAAAACTGGTTTTACTTTAATAGAAGCAGTCATGGCTGTATTAGTATTAGGCATATCTTTTACAGTAATATTTGCATTTCAATCTAACTTATTAAAAAGAGTATTTAGCACACATGACTTTGTATCTCGAGCAATATATATAAAAAATTTCTTTGTAAACACAGATCTAGAAAATACCTACGAAAAAGATATAAACAAAAAAATAGATGATCCTGCTTTAGAGTTAAATTATACATCAAAGGATGTTAACACAATAAAAGGATTAGAAAAATTTAAAAATGTTCTTATTGAAAAATCAGAATTTAGTTGGAATTCAATATTTGGTAAACGTAAAGAAATCTTTATAACATTTAAATTTAATCCAAAAGAGCAAGAGAACAAAAGTGAAAAAAAATAA
- a CDS encoding MlaD family protein, with translation MQIKRETIVGTFVLISLSAFLYMSYKIGFLKVNKGSYVSYYIDFKNVSGLTKKADVRIAGVKVGWVDSFKLSDNGSDVITKVMILKNYKLGYDAQAYIRQDGLLSIKFIDIVPGNSLTRSLEEGEVFNKNLTQPQLSLEDLFISFNKVAEDISQATNSLKMIITDKENISQIRDTIKNVANATKAFKSISDKVQETVNQNKEKVIDIIDNLDKATTDVPEIIDTVKEVLPQLSQDTTTLVSKISQKTDMFLNKFEHTSNSIQKAANLITDLGYKLTQHPILTKIITNEKEPIINNFNEIISGARTCVEGFSNITLGVDNYYQAFFCPDGHKNFEALLNFWFHPNDYFYLLTGTTFSKDGLAKQRKVNLYQNPQNGCLINLDPNDNSIKNCYKLSKRKLNTFLFNIQTGGYFYNYFGLRIGLFRSTPGLALDFYIPIFKDRIRLVSTFEVFDLTGKNHFIKDTNKPQLRFMNRLFISPNFYISFGANDFASKPNTSGFIGLGIDFGDTFFRSKY, from the coding sequence TTGCAAATTAAAAGAGAAACAATTGTAGGAACTTTTGTTTTAATATCACTATCTGCTTTCTTATATATGAGTTATAAAATAGGCTTCTTAAAAGTTAATAAAGGCAGCTATGTATCTTATTATATAGATTTTAAAAATGTATCTGGATTAACTAAAAAAGCTGACGTTCGAATAGCTGGTGTAAAAGTGGGATGGGTTGATTCATTTAAATTAAGCGATAATGGTTCAGATGTTATTACTAAAGTTATGATACTTAAAAATTATAAATTAGGCTATGATGCTCAAGCATATATTAGACAAGATGGTCTACTTAGTATCAAATTCATTGATATAGTGCCTGGAAACTCACTAACTAGGTCATTAGAAGAAGGAGAAGTATTTAATAAGAATTTAACACAACCTCAACTTTCTCTTGAAGATCTATTTATTTCTTTTAATAAAGTTGCTGAAGATATATCGCAAGCGACTAATTCGTTAAAAATGATAATTACTGATAAAGAAAATATAAGTCAAATTAGAGATACTATTAAAAATGTAGCTAATGCAACTAAAGCCTTTAAATCAATATCTGATAAAGTTCAAGAAACAGTTAATCAGAATAAAGAAAAAGTTATTGATATTATCGATAATCTTGATAAAGCAACAACTGATGTTCCAGAAATTATAGATACAGTAAAAGAAGTTTTACCTCAATTATCTCAAGATACTACTACTTTAGTAAGCAAAATTTCGCAAAAAACGGATATGTTCTTAAATAAGTTTGAGCATACATCTAACTCTATACAAAAGGCAGCTAATTTAATAACAGATTTAGGTTACAAGCTTACTCAACATCCAATTCTTACAAAGATCATTACTAATGAAAAAGAACCTATAATTAATAACTTTAACGAAATAATATCAGGCGCAAGAACCTGTGTTGAAGGATTTAGCAATATAACACTAGGAGTTGATAATTATTATCAAGCTTTTTTTTGTCCCGATGGACATAAAAACTTTGAAGCTCTTTTAAATTTTTGGTTTCATCCAAATGATTACTTTTATTTATTAACAGGTACCACTTTTTCTAAAGATGGACTCGCTAAACAAAGGAAAGTAAATCTATATCAGAATCCCCAAAATGGTTGTCTAATTAATTTAGATCCTAATGATAATAGCATTAAAAATTGTTATAAACTTTCAAAAAGAAAGTTAAACACTTTCTTGTTTAATATACAAACTGGAGGGTACTTTTATAATTATTTTGGTTTAAGAATAGGTCTTTTTAGATCAACTCCAGGACTTGCATTAGATTTTTATATACCAATTTTTAAGGATCGTATAAGATTAGTATCAACTTTTGAAGTATTTGATTTAACTGGTAAAAACCATTTTATTAAAGATACTAACAAGCCACAATTAAGATTTATGAATCGGTTATTTATATCTCCAAATTTTTATATTTCTTTTGGAGCTAATGATTTTGCAAGTAAACCTAATACTTCAGGATTCATAGGCTTAGGTATAGATTTTGGCGATACTTTCTTTAGGTCAAAATATTAA
- a CDS encoding type II secretion system F family protein: protein MALYFYQAFSKNGKRVSGYLDASTLQSAKDQLIKMNLYPTSIEITNQYAPKTSFFKKIFRRKVSLKDRIFFTKQLSVLLKSGIPLLQALDLLSEQTEGTLKNIVIALRDGIKEGRSLAEGLQKFPEAFDSIYIQLVRAGEATGKLEVILDRLNEYLTRSEELKKKISGALRYPIIQLVVIFVVVSALLVVVIPSISGVFTEANIQLPIVTRIVLGISNIFRKYFLVLIALIAILYLIYRAFKATPTGKYTIDNIKLKLPLVGYFTRGNAIVQFTRTFGMLLEGGVNLPEALDIVVRIIDNKVLADALEKAKENIIKQGKISQYLKETNIFPATAIYLINTGEQSGELGPMMISVAKYYEDDLSETADSLTSLLNPIMMIVIAVIVGFIVMAILLPIMKLTQSIGEQIK from the coding sequence ATGGCCTTATATTTTTATCAGGCATTTTCTAAAAATGGCAAAAGAGTTAGTGGTTATTTAGATGCATCAACTTTACAATCGGCTAAAGATCAATTAATAAAAATGAATCTTTATCCTACTTCAATAGAAATAACTAATCAATATGCCCCCAAAACGTCATTTTTTAAAAAAATTTTCAGACGTAAAGTAAGTTTAAAAGACCGTATTTTTTTTACCAAACAGCTATCTGTTCTTTTAAAATCAGGCATTCCATTACTTCAAGCTTTAGATCTTTTATCAGAACAAACTGAGGGAACTCTTAAAAATATAGTTATTGCTTTAAGAGACGGAATAAAAGAGGGACGGTCACTAGCTGAAGGTCTTCAAAAATTTCCGGAAGCTTTTGATTCTATATACATACAGTTAGTCAGAGCAGGTGAAGCAACTGGAAAATTAGAAGTTATTTTAGATAGACTTAATGAATATCTCACAAGAAGCGAAGAATTAAAAAAGAAAATTTCAGGTGCTTTAAGGTATCCAATAATTCAATTAGTTGTGATATTTGTAGTGGTATCTGCCTTGTTAGTTGTAGTAATACCATCAATCTCAGGAGTTTTTACTGAAGCTAACATACAATTGCCTATAGTTACTCGTATCGTATTGGGGATATCAAACATTTTTAGAAAATACTTTTTAGTTTTAATAGCTCTAATAGCTATTTTGTATCTTATATATAGAGCCTTTAAAGCAACTCCTACTGGTAAATACACAATTGATAACATAAAATTAAAACTACCTTTAGTAGGGTATTTTACTCGTGGTAATGCAATAGTACAATTTACTCGTACCTTTGGGATGCTTTTAGAAGGAGGCGTTAATTTACCAGAAGCTCTTGATATTGTAGTTAGAATTATCGATAATAAAGTTTTGGCAGATGCTTTAGAAAAAGCAAAAGAAAATATAATCAAACAGGGTAAAATATCACAATACTTAAAAGAAACTAATATTTTTCCAGCAACTGCTATATATTTAATAAATACCGGGGAACAAAGTGGTGAATTAGGACCTATGATGATATCAGTTGCCAAATATTATGAAGATGATTTAAGTGAAACAGCCGATAGTTTAACTTCATTATTAAACCCTATCATGATGATCGTAATAGCGGTTATAGTAGGATTTATAGTTATGGCTATTTTGCTACCGATTATGAAACTTACTCAGTCAATTGGTGAACAAATAAAATAA
- a CDS encoding prepilin-type N-terminal cleavage/methylation domain-containing protein gives MKKNKKLGFTLIEIVTVILISSIISLSLYQMLKQSSKTVAEVVRIIDTDLPIMPFYNQLELDITGMFAPESSIESYVQKLKKVEENSKENNETKEESTNSVKTDIDQKNKKDVNIKPVPEVKEENKEFIKNIFYIKTNPGFIFSFITTAGIQTLEFDGSLKPTTFVRRVAYALETDEKIPNTFKIIYKCDSSSSLLNIENIQSPNFTPSYELISGIKDLKIRFTVFEFKQKEDDENQGNKDQKNVKLTEWQEEDIFKKYQTLIPAYILFKGTLVEPNGVEHPFEFEFKVPTYSPYRKNTPNVQFKSLLKN, from the coding sequence GTGAAAAAAAATAAAAAACTTGGCTTTACGCTTATAGAGATCGTTACAGTAATTTTAATTTCTTCAATAATATCCTTAAGTTTATATCAAATGCTCAAACAATCCTCTAAAACCGTAGCAGAAGTTGTGCGTATTATAGATACAGACTTACCTATAATGCCTTTTTATAATCAACTTGAGCTTGATATAACAGGCATGTTTGCGCCAGAAAGTTCTATTGAGTCTTATGTACAAAAATTAAAAAAGGTTGAGGAAAATTCTAAAGAGAATAACGAAACAAAAGAAGAGTCCACAAATAGCGTAAAAACTGATATAGATCAAAAAAATAAGAAAGACGTTAACATTAAACCGGTACCTGAAGTCAAAGAAGAAAATAAAGAATTTATTAAAAATATATTTTATATAAAGACAAATCCAGGTTTCATTTTCTCTTTTATCACTACAGCCGGAATTCAAACTTTAGAATTTGATGGTTCATTAAAGCCCACTACATTTGTACGTCGCGTTGCTTATGCTTTAGAAACTGATGAAAAAATTCCTAATACGTTTAAGATAATTTATAAATGTGACTCAAGCAGCTCTTTACTTAATATTGAAAATATACAATCACCAAATTTTACGCCTTCTTATGAATTAATATCAGGAATAAAAGATTTAAAAATAAGATTTACAGTATTTGAATTTAAACAAAAAGAAGATGATGAGAATCAAGGAAATAAAGATCAAAAAAATGTTAAATTAACAGAGTGGCAAGAAGAAGATATATTTAAAAAATATCAAACTTTAATTCCTGCCTATATACTTTTTAAGGGAACATTAGTAGAACCAAACGGGGTAGAACATCCTTTTGAATTTGAATTTAAGGTCCCTACTTATAGTCCTTATAGAAAAAACACCCCAAATGTACAGTTTAAATCTTTGTTAAAAAATTAA